In a single window of the Halalkalicoccus subterraneus genome:
- a CDS encoding DUF2080 family transposase-associated protein, protein MDRYEIEGHGVLEAEAKRSGNGAHVYVPETWAGATVKVVRVTDPSDDE, encoded by the coding sequence GTGGATCGGTACGAGATCGAAGGACACGGAGTTCTTGAAGCAGAAGCCAAACGGTCTGGTAACGGCGCGCATGTCTACGTCCCTGAAACATGGGCCGGTGCGACGGTTAAAGTCGTCCGTGTCACTGATCCATCTGACGACGAGTAG
- a CDS encoding RNA-guided endonuclease InsQ/TnpB family protein, with protein MRYNYRYRLKPTDELHERLAWTVDTCRQVYNHFLHRLNRVDGTSAYSEQSLLPGLKREWGELKDVHSKVLQKVVQRLYDNLSTLKGRKDSGYHVGELKWKAPQEYRSITYSQTGFKLNNTSGRPVLSLSKIGDIPIIHHREIPDDATIKEVVVKQEPTGEWFAILGIETENDALPKPETPEKCVGIDVGILKYAHDSDGTSVKGPNLSKERERLEREQRKLSRKQHGSANYRKQQQTVARRYADLKRKRRDFLHKLSNYYAREYDLVAVEDLDAKGLIELPSNSHNRARAAWGTFLQMLEYKCERGGTHFVVVDPRGTTKECSNCGVSTEKPLWDRKHSCPSCGFEADRDLNAAYNILSRGLSEVGVVHSELTPAETALPTGTDSVPAKRVIETGSPVSSEAIRPSRAG; from the coding sequence ATGCGCTACAACTACCGGTATCGACTCAAACCCACCGACGAACTCCACGAGCGGTTAGCGTGGACCGTCGATACCTGCCGGCAGGTCTACAACCACTTTCTTCACAGACTCAACCGGGTCGACGGAACCTCTGCTTACTCCGAACAGTCTCTCCTTCCCGGCCTCAAACGCGAGTGGGGCGAACTGAAGGATGTTCACTCGAAGGTCCTTCAGAAAGTCGTTCAGCGGTTGTACGACAACCTCTCGACGCTGAAGGGGCGGAAGGACAGCGGCTACCACGTCGGCGAACTCAAGTGGAAGGCCCCGCAGGAATATCGTTCGATCACGTACAGTCAAACCGGCTTCAAGCTCAACAACACGAGCGGTCGGCCTGTACTCTCTCTTTCCAAGATTGGCGATATTCCAATAATTCACCACCGCGAGATTCCCGATGACGCAACGATCAAGGAGGTCGTTGTCAAGCAGGAGCCCACGGGCGAATGGTTTGCCATCCTCGGGATCGAAACCGAGAACGACGCATTGCCAAAACCGGAGACTCCCGAGAAGTGCGTCGGCATCGACGTGGGTATCCTGAAGTACGCCCACGATAGCGATGGAACTTCTGTCAAGGGTCCCAACCTCTCCAAGGAACGCGAGCGGTTGGAACGCGAGCAACGTAAGCTCTCTCGGAAGCAACACGGGTCAGCGAACTACCGAAAGCAACAGCAGACCGTTGCACGACGCTATGCCGACCTGAAAAGGAAGCGTCGCGATTTTCTTCACAAACTCTCAAACTACTACGCTCGGGAGTACGATCTTGTAGCGGTCGAAGACCTCGACGCGAAAGGATTGATCGAACTCCCGTCGAACAGCCACAATCGCGCCAGAGCAGCGTGGGGAACGTTCCTCCAAATGCTTGAATACAAGTGTGAACGCGGAGGAACGCACTTCGTTGTCGTCGACCCGCGTGGAACGACCAAAGAGTGTTCGAATTGTGGCGTTTCGACCGAAAAGCCGCTGTGGGATCGGAAACATTCGTGTCCCTCGTGTGGGTTCGAAGCAGATCGCGACCTTAATGCCGCCTACAACATTCTTTCTCGCGGACTCAGCGAAGTAGGAGTGGTTCACTCCGAATTAACGCCTGCGGAGACTGCGCTCCCTACGGGAACCGATTCGGTTCCTGCAAAGCGCGTCATTGAAACAGGAAGTCCCGTCTCTAGCGAGGCCATCAGACCGAGCAGGGCGGGGTAG
- a CDS encoding FGGY-family carbohydrate kinase, whose translation MDILMGVDAGTSVIKAIAITPAGSEKALATRSLSTDHPEPRWAQQDMNTVWEQTAGCLGDLLKQLPRDVTILGVSIAGQGDGCWLINRDGDPVRDAILWSDSRASEYIEQWRTDGTLEEIERICGSELFPGTVLPLLAWLSDEEPQRLETAATLLFCKDWLTYKLTGECTTDLSDASLPLLDIHDQSYSDAVWETIGLAEYMHLRPELQPAGSVVGSITEPAAARTGIPVGTPVVMGLFDVAASAIGCGAVSEGDSVSSIGTSVVNQSLASTPRVDSTTIQVALWDDLYTEAIGSNAGTRSIEWVRSEIVNEGKVSYSDLETAAQSVPVGADGLLYLPYLSPTGERGPFVDPNARAQLLGLEPSHTTAHIVRAVYEGLALALRDCYEAIPKTVSQLYVTGGPTRSPFWNQLVADCMGVEILVPNSAEPTAVGAAVLAGVGTDCYSDPTVGTSQVLSTPDRYQPTTAVTETYDLLYEQYVQIRSHMTEIWALHAETTSQLSG comes from the coding sequence ATGGATATCCTCATGGGTGTCGACGCCGGTACCTCAGTGATCAAAGCGATCGCCATTACGCCAGCTGGAAGCGAGAAGGCACTAGCTACGCGATCTCTTTCGACCGATCACCCAGAGCCCCGATGGGCTCAACAGGATATGAACACCGTCTGGGAGCAGACTGCTGGCTGTCTCGGGGATCTCCTCAAGCAGCTTCCACGTGATGTGACCATTCTTGGTGTGAGTATTGCAGGCCAAGGCGATGGCTGTTGGTTAATCAATCGCGATGGCGATCCCGTTCGCGATGCTATCCTCTGGTCGGACAGTCGGGCAAGCGAGTACATCGAGCAGTGGCGTACCGACGGTACTCTCGAAGAGATCGAACGTATCTGTGGGTCAGAGCTCTTTCCGGGGACTGTACTTCCGCTTCTTGCGTGGCTGTCCGATGAAGAGCCACAACGCCTCGAGACGGCAGCGACGCTTTTGTTCTGCAAGGATTGGCTCACCTATAAGCTGACTGGAGAGTGCACGACGGATCTGAGCGACGCTTCACTCCCACTACTGGACATTCACGACCAATCCTATTCGGATGCCGTCTGGGAGACTATAGGCTTAGCCGAGTACATGCATCTTCGACCGGAGTTACAGCCGGCGGGGTCCGTTGTCGGATCGATAACGGAACCTGCGGCAGCGAGGACTGGCATTCCAGTTGGAACGCCGGTTGTAATGGGACTGTTCGATGTCGCTGCATCCGCCATCGGGTGTGGTGCCGTCTCCGAAGGTGATTCGGTTTCCTCGATCGGGACTTCAGTAGTCAACCAATCGCTAGCATCGACACCACGCGTCGATTCGACGACGATCCAGGTCGCTCTGTGGGACGATCTCTACACGGAGGCGATCGGCTCAAACGCAGGCACTCGGAGTATCGAGTGGGTACGCAGCGAAATCGTAAATGAAGGCAAAGTCAGTTATTCGGATCTGGAGACGGCTGCACAATCGGTGCCGGTAGGAGCGGACGGTCTTCTGTATCTCCCGTATCTTAGTCCAACTGGCGAACGAGGTCCGTTCGTCGATCCGAATGCACGAGCCCAGTTGCTTGGCCTAGAGCCATCGCATACGACCGCTCATATCGTTCGAGCCGTGTACGAAGGGCTTGCATTGGCACTTCGGGATTGTTACGAGGCGATCCCGAAGACGGTCTCACAGCTGTACGTAACCGGTGGGCCCACTCGGTCGCCGTTTTGGAATCAACTCGTTGCGGACTGCATGGGCGTCGAGATCCTCGTTCCGAATAGTGCCGAACCGACTGCAGTTGGCGCAGCGGTGCTTGCAGGAGTGGGTACTGACTGTTATTCGGATCCCACAGTCGGTACGAGTCAGGTTCTGTCGACTCCGGATCGGTATCAGCCGACTACTGCTGTGACCGAAACGTATGATCTACTCTATGAGCAGTACGTACAGATCCGCTCACATATGACCGAGATCTGGGCGCTTCACGCTGAGACTACATCGCAGCTGTCCGGATGA